The Amycolatopsis sp. NBC_01480 genome segment AGCAGGTCCGCTTCGCCAACGCGGACGGCGCCCGCCGCTACGCCGAGATCATGGGCGGCGGCATCGACAAATGGGACTTCACCGTGGTCCCGGGTGAGGCGGGGCTGCCGCAGGTGTCGGGGGCGGTCGTCAACGTGCCGGTGTGGCGGATGACGTCTCAGTAAGGCGGAATCCCTTGTGCAGCCGGGAATCCGTGGTCACTGCTCAGGGCCGCGAGCCGGGGCCAGGTCCTGGAGGCCGACGACCCGCAGAAGTTCAAGGCGTTCGTACGTCTCCGTGCCGGGCTGCGCCGAATGCACGATGAGCTGCTGGCTGTGGCCGTCGCTGAGCAGTACCTCGCAGTCGAGGTCGAGGGCGCCGACCACCGGGTGCCGGAAACTCTTCGGCGAGGGGCGGCGGACCACGACGTCGTGCGACTCCCACAGAGCCTCGAATTCCGTTGAGGCAGCACGGAGTTCGGCCACCAGGGCGGCCCGGGGTCGTCCGGGCGGGCCGCGGTGACCGCACGCAGGCTCGCCACGTGCGCGCGGGCGTGCGCCTCGTGCTTCTCGGGCGGGGCCAGATCCCGTGCGCCCGGCACCAGGAACCAGCGGCGGATCATGTTCGTCCCGGTGTGGTCGCCAGCCAGTGCCACGGACATGGCGTTCTGCGCGAGCAGTTCGCCCCAATCGCTCATCACCGAAGCCGGCAGGTCGTGGAGGCGATCCAGGATCAGCAGCAGTCCGGGGCGGATGTGGTCCGAGGAGCCGCCGGGCCGCGGCGGCTCGTCGCCGGCCAGGTGGAACAGGTGGTCGCGTTCGACGTCGGTGAGCCGTAGCGCGCGGGCGAGGGCGACCAGCATCTGGCGTGACGGGTGGGAGCCGCGGCGCTGCTCCAGGCGCGTGTAGTAGTCCGCGGACATCCCCGCCAGCTGCGCCACCTCCTCGCGGCGAAGCCCCGGCGTCCGGCGCCGCGGACCCGCGTTCAGGCCCACGTCGGACGGGCTCAGACGCGCGCGGGCGCGGCGCAGGAAGTCGGCGAGTTCGATTCGGTCCACGGTGCCATGATCCTCCGCGCCCGGACGCGTATCCAGGGAGAGCAAGTCCCTGGACAAGCGCGTCTCTCCCGCCGCCGCCGCGTTGCCCGCACGCTGGGCTCATGGTTACGACAACGAGGAGGCAGCCGTGCTGACATTGGTGACGGGAGCGACGGGCCAGGTCGGACGCCGGTTCGTGCCGCGCCTGCTGCAGAGCGCGGCACCCGGCGACGAGGTGCGGGTGCTGGTTCGGGACGCGGCGCGCGGCGAACGGTTCGCCGAGCTCGGCGCCCAGGTGCTGATCGGCGACCTGCGTGATGCGGAAGTGCTCGGCAAGGCGACGGCGGGCGTGGACGCGGTGGTGAACGTCGCCGCCGCGTTCCGCGGGGTGCCGGACGAGGAGGCGCGCGCGGTCAACCGGGGCGCGGCCATCGAGCTCGGCCGGGCCGCGGTGGCCTCCGGGGTACGGCGATTCGTGCAGGTCAGCACCGGGCTCGTATACGGCTCGGGCCGCGGCCGGGCGCTGGTCGAGGACGACGAGACGGTGCCGGGCGACCATCTCTGGGGTGCCTACCCCGAGTCTAAATGGGAGGCCGAGCAGGCGCTCAAGGCGATGGACGGCCTCGGCGACCTGCGCATCGGCCGGTTGCCGTTCGTCTACGGCGACGGCGATCCGCACCTGGGCGACGTGATGAAGCACGCGGCGAACTGGCCCGCCATGCAGCGCCTGCACATGGGCCATCACCTGGACGTGGCCCAGGGTCTGCAGCGGCTGCTCTACGCACCCGGGGCCCACGGCGTTTACAACATCGCCGACGACGCCCCGGTCACCATGGCCGACCTCTTCCAGTTCCACGGCCTGGAGGTGCCGCCGGAGGCGTCCGCCAAGGAAACCCCGGACCCGTGGCACAGCGTGATGTCGACGACCCGGATCCGCCGCGAACTGGGCTACCGCCCGCTGGTCCCGTCGGTGTGGACGGCGCGGGAAGCCGGGCTGCTGTAACCGGGACCGGCCGCCACCGGACAACGGTGACGGCCGGGCCGGGGCTCAGGACTTCAGCCGGTCCAACGCCTTCGGCAACGCAGCCGCCAACATGTCCAGCTCCGGCTCCGCAGCGATCAACGGCGGAGACACCACAATGCCCTTGGCCACCGGACGAACCAGCACACCCTCCTCACGGATCAGCCGCTGGAGCCGACCCGGCGCACCAGGATCCGCCGCGAGCGTTTCCGCGCTCAGCTCGACCGCGGCGAGAAAGCCCAGCCCGGCGCGGACTTCGCCGACCAACGGGTGGACGGCGGCATCCGCGAGGGCGTCGGCGAGGGGCTTCTCCAGTTCGCGGCCGCGGGGAATCAGGTTGTCGCGCTCGTAGATGTCCAGGGTCGCGTTCGCGGCGGCGCAGGCGACCGGGTGGCCCGAGTACGTCGGGCCGTGGCGCAGCGCCGGGGCGCCCGGCTCACCCGTGAAAAACGGCTCCGCGACGTGGGGCGCGACCAGCAGCGCGGCCAGCGGCACGGTCCCGCCGGTGATGCCTTTCGCGGTGGTGATCAGGTCCGGCTGCACGGCCCAGCGGTCGATGCCGAACCAGGTGCCCAGCCGGCCGAACGCGGCGATCACGCAGTCCGCCACGAACAGCACGTCGTGCCGGCGGCAGATCGCCGCGACCTCCTCGATGTAGCCCTCCGGCGGGAGCAGCACCCCGCCCGCGCCGATCACCGGCTCGCAGAAGAACGCGGCCACCTGGTCGGCGCCGAGCCGCTGGATCTCGGCTTCCAGCGCCGCCGCGCTGTCGTACGCGATGTGCGAGAAACCCTCCAGCAGCGGCCCGAAACCCTGGGCGTTCACGGAAATCCCGCCGACGGCCGTGCCGAACCCGTGCGTGCCGTGGTACCCCTGCACCCGGCCGATCACGTGGGTCTTCGACGGCCGCCCGGTGTTCGCGAAGTACGCGCGGGCGATCTTCACCGCCGTGTCCACCACGTCGCCGCCGCCGGAGCCGAGGAACACCTTGGACCCCGGCGTCGGCGCCAGCGCGGAAAGCCGCAAAGCCAGCTCCAGCGCCGGCTCGTTCGCGTAGTAGCCGAAGAGGTTGTACGAGTCGAGCTTCTCGAGCTGGGCCGTCACGGCGCGGGTGATTTCCGGCCGCCCGTGGCCGAAGTTGGCGTACCAGAGCGAAGCGGTCGCGTCGAAGTACTTCCGGTCCGCGTCGTCCCAGACGTACGAGCCCTCGCCGCGGGTGATGATCATGCGGTCGCCGTCCACGGCGCCCATGTCCGCGAACGGGTGCCACAGGGGGTTCAGCGGCTGGTCGGCCATGTCTTTCCTCCTCGGATTCGGGGCCGGCATCACAGTAAGGGCGGGTCAGAACTCCGCGATCTCCGCCGCGGAATAACCCAGCTCGGCCAGCACCTCGGCGGTGTGCTGGCCCAGCGTCGGCGGCGCGGACGTCGGCCTCGGCTGGGTGTCCGACGCCTTGATCGGGAACCCGTTGCCGAGGTAGGTCCCGACGGTCGGGTGCGGCAGCCGCACGACCTGGTCCCGCTCGGCCGCCCACGGGTCGGCGTACACGTCGTCGATGTCGTTGATCGGCGCGGCCGGAATGCTCGCCGCGTCGAAGGTCTTCATCCAGTCCTCGACGGTACGCGTCACGAGCACCTCGCCCAGCCGGGCGTTCAGCTCGTCGCGGTTCGCCGCGCGCGCAGCGTTGGTGGCGAACTTCGGGCCCTCGGCGATGTCCAGCTCCAGCACCCGGCACAGCGCGCGCCACAGCTTCTCGCTGCCGATCGCGACGATCAGCCAGCCGTCGGACACGTGGTACGCCTGGTACGGGACGATGCTGGGGTGCGCCGAGCCCATCCGGCGCGGCCGCGGCGCGTCGTAGAAATGCGCGCCGGCGGCGTAGACGTGCCAGGCGAGCTGGGCGTCGAGCAGCGAGACGTCGAGGTACTGGCCGCGCCCGGTCGTGTGCCGGGCCTGCAACGCCATCAGCACGGCGATGATGGCCCAGGTGCCCGCGTTCAGGTCGGCGACGGGCAGGCCCACCTTCGCGGGCGCGCCGTCCGGCTCGCCGGTCAGCCCCATCACGCCGCCCATCGCCTGCGCGACGAGGTCGTAACCCGGCCGGTCGCGGTACGGCCCGGTCTGGCCGAACCCGGTGATCGACACGTGGATCAGCCGCGGGTTCAGCGCCGACAGCTCGGCGTAGGACAGGCCCCACTTCTCGAGCGTGCCCGGGCGGAAGTTCTCGACGAGCACGTCGGCGTCCGCCAGCAGCCGGCGGACGGCTTCGCGGCCGCGCTCGCTCTTGAGGTCGAGCACGATCCCGCGCTTGTTCCGGTTCGCCGCGAGGAAGTAGACCGCGTCGTCCCCCTCGCCGACGAACGGCGGCCCCCACAGCCGGGTGTCGTCGCCGTGTCCTGGCGGCTCGACCTTGACCACGTCCGCGCCCATCTCGCCGAGGTACTGCGTGCAGTACGGCCCGGCGAGGATCCGGGACAGGTCAACGACCTTGATCCCGTCGAGTGGACGGACCTCGGGCATGCACGGCTCCTCGCGGTTCGGGCTTGATCTCCTTTCTACCTCGCGAAGCCCGGATTCCCTACCAACGGCCGCTTGACGGCGAACCTGTGTGTGATGTTGATTGTTGAGTGAGTTTGTGCAGAGTTGCGCACTCCTGGAGGAATCTATGCGTCGTCTTGTGGGTCTGCTGGCCGTCAGTGCACTGGCCGCGGGCTTGACCACCGCCTTCACCACCCCGGCCGCCGTGGCCGCACCGGCCGCCCCGGCCCCGTTCGCCGCCCAGCAGGCCGCCGGCGCGCTGCCGCCGATGGGCTGGAACAGCTGGAACAAGTTCGGCTGCAACATCAACGAGGAGCTGATCCGCGAGACCGCGGACGCCATCGTCAGCTCCGGGTTGAAGGACGCCGGCTACCAGTACGTCAACATCGACGACTGCTGGGCCGAGCACGACCGCAACGCCGAGGGGAAGTTCGAGCCCAACCACCAGCGTTTCCCGAGCGGAATCAAGGCCCTGGCCGACTACGTGCACGCGAAGGGCCTCAAGCTCGGCATCTACACCAGCGCGGGCACGATGACCTGCGCGCAGACCATGCCCGGTGGGCTCGACCACGAGGACGTCGACGCGCAGACCTTCGCGGACTGGGGCGTGGACTACCTCAAGTACGACAACTGCAACAACCAGGGCCGCCCGGCGATCGAGCGTTACACGAAGATGGGCGACGCGATCAAGAAGACCGGCCGTCCGATGGTCTACGCGCTGTGCGAGTGGGGCGAGAACCAGCCGTGGCTGTGGGGCAAGAGCTCCGGCGCGCAGCTGTGGCGCACCACCGGCGACATCAGCGACAACTGGGCCAGCATGACCGGCATCCTGGACCAGCAGGTGGGGCTCGAGAAGTACTCCGGCCCGGGTGGCTGGAACGACCCGGACATGCTCGAGGTCGGCAACGGCGGCATGACCGACGCCGAGTACCGCTCGCACTTCGCGCTCTGGTCGCTGATGAACGCGCCACTGCTGGCGGGCAACGACATCCGCACGATGCCCGACGCCACCAAGAAGATCCTGGAGAACAAGGACATCGTCGCGCTCGACCAGGACTTCGCCGGCACGCAGGGGCACAAGGTCCGCGACGACGGCGACACCGAGGTCTGGTCCAAGCCGATGTCCGACGGCTCGGCCGCCGTGGTGCTGTTCAACCGCGGGCTGAGCGGCGCCACGATGACCAGCAGCGCCGCCGAGCTCGGCCTGTCCGGCAAGGACTTCCGCGTCCGCGACCTGTGGACCGGTACCGACACCGAGAGCACCGGCACGCTGCGGGCCCTCGTGCCCAGCCACGGCTCCGCGGTCTTCCGCGTCTGGCCGACGAAGGCCCCCACCGCCGCGCCGTCCACGACGTTCTCCCTCGACCCGGGCGCGTACTTCCCCGCGGGCAAGCCGTTCACCGTGAAACTGAGCCTGACCAACGACGGCAGCACCCCGGTCGCCGCCGCGCGGGTGAAGGTGACCGCGCCGGCCGGCTGGCGGCTCGACGGGCGCGGCGACATGTTCGTGCCCGTGGTGCTGCCGGGCAAGACCTGGCAGCAATCGGTGCAGGTGCAACCGGTGAATCCCAGTGGTGACAAGGTTTCCATGTCCGCGGACGTCTCGTACTTGACCGCTTGGGGCGCCCGGAAACTGTCGGCCGACGCCAGCGGACCGGTGGTCACCCCGCTGCCGCCGGGCGTGAACCCGATGTCGAAGGCGCCGTTCGTGGTCAGCGAAAACGGCTGGGGCCCGGTGGAGCGCGGCACCAGCAACGGCGAGAACCAGGCCGGCGACG includes the following:
- a CDS encoding NAD-dependent epimerase/dehydratase family protein; translated protein: MLTLVTGATGQVGRRFVPRLLQSAAPGDEVRVLVRDAARGERFAELGAQVLIGDLRDAEVLGKATAGVDAVVNVAAAFRGVPDEEARAVNRGAAIELGRAAVASGVRRFVQVSTGLVYGSGRGRALVEDDETVPGDHLWGAYPESKWEAEQALKAMDGLGDLRIGRLPFVYGDGDPHLGDVMKHAANWPAMQRLHMGHHLDVAQGLQRLLYAPGAHGVYNIADDAPVTMADLFQFHGLEVPPEASAKETPDPWHSVMSTTRIRRELGYRPLVPSVWTAREAGLL
- a CDS encoding aminotransferase family protein, which gives rise to MADQPLNPLWHPFADMGAVDGDRMIITRGEGSYVWDDADRKYFDATASLWYANFGHGRPEITRAVTAQLEKLDSYNLFGYYANEPALELALRLSALAPTPGSKVFLGSGGGDVVDTAVKIARAYFANTGRPSKTHVIGRVQGYHGTHGFGTAVGGISVNAQGFGPLLEGFSHIAYDSAAALEAEIQRLGADQVAAFFCEPVIGAGGVLLPPEGYIEEVAAICRRHDVLFVADCVIAAFGRLGTWFGIDRWAVQPDLITTAKGITGGTVPLAALLVAPHVAEPFFTGEPGAPALRHGPTYSGHPVACAAANATLDIYERDNLIPRGRELEKPLADALADAAVHPLVGEVRAGLGFLAAVELSAETLAADPGAPGRLQRLIREEGVLVRPVAKGIVVSPPLIAAEPELDMLAAALPKALDRLKS
- a CDS encoding CaiB/BaiF CoA transferase family protein, which codes for MPEVRPLDGIKVVDLSRILAGPYCTQYLGEMGADVVKVEPPGHGDDTRLWGPPFVGEGDDAVYFLAANRNKRGIVLDLKSERGREAVRRLLADADVLVENFRPGTLEKWGLSYAELSALNPRLIHVSITGFGQTGPYRDRPGYDLVAQAMGGVMGLTGEPDGAPAKVGLPVADLNAGTWAIIAVLMALQARHTTGRGQYLDVSLLDAQLAWHVYAAGAHFYDAPRPRRMGSAHPSIVPYQAYHVSDGWLIVAIGSEKLWRALCRVLELDIAEGPKFATNAARAANRDELNARLGEVLVTRTVEDWMKTFDAASIPAAPINDIDDVYADPWAAERDQVVRLPHPTVGTYLGNGFPIKASDTQPRPTSAPPTLGQHTAEVLAELGYSAAEIAEF
- a CDS encoding NPCBM/NEW2 domain-containing protein — protein: MRRLVGLLAVSALAAGLTTAFTTPAAVAAPAAPAPFAAQQAAGALPPMGWNSWNKFGCNINEELIRETADAIVSSGLKDAGYQYVNIDDCWAEHDRNAEGKFEPNHQRFPSGIKALADYVHAKGLKLGIYTSAGTMTCAQTMPGGLDHEDVDAQTFADWGVDYLKYDNCNNQGRPAIERYTKMGDAIKKTGRPMVYALCEWGENQPWLWGKSSGAQLWRTTGDISDNWASMTGILDQQVGLEKYSGPGGWNDPDMLEVGNGGMTDAEYRSHFALWSLMNAPLLAGNDIRTMPDATKKILENKDIVALDQDFAGTQGHKVRDDGDTEVWSKPMSDGSAAVVLFNRGLSGATMTSSAAELGLSGKDFRVRDLWTGTDTESTGTLRALVPSHGSAVFRVWPTKAPTAAPSTTFSLDPGAYFPAGKPFTVKLSLTNDGSTPVAAARVKVTAPAGWRLDGRGDMFVPVVLPGKTWQQSVQVQPVNPSGDKVSMSADVSYLTAWGARKLSADASGPVVTPLPPGVNPMSKAPFVVSENGWGPVERGTSNGENQAGDGNPITINGQVYPDGLGAHAPSLVRVYLGGGCTSFSSVVGLDDEFATGSITFEVHGDGKTLASTGVFRHGAPAQTLNVPLKGVQMLDLIVTDGGDGNNTDHADWANAAVTC